AATGTTAGAAATTCGACAATACATGATATGCGTGGAGCATTAGAAACAATGTGCTAAGCATTTCAATATTTGATCACACGATGCACACATGAAGATTGAGTTAATTGAATGAATTTCACAAATTATTGTGTAAGATTCTACGAAAGTAATTCAACATGTATTTTAAAATTGGTTATACCAAATGTGAATTTATCCTCAAGATTGCTATATAATTTATCTAGGTATATTtactattttttaattaatatattattagtaataaattattttcattttttacaaGCGATATTATTAGTCTAAAACAAGAGAAAGGGAAGAGGGGAGGTTAAAGAGGTGGACCATATTCATTAAAGCAATCTACCACTTGCtagaaatcaattttttttttaaataattaatatatttggCATATGTAAGTTAATTCAGTTGACTAAAGTAGTGTGTTTGCTCTCTTGCATCTAAATTTAAATTATCTTTCTTTCAAAAATTTCTTTTAAAGAGATggaatattattttttgttggcTAACTATAGTAGTTTAAAATGTcgtattaataattttttttgtatgaaCTAGAATATTTCTTTATCTCCAATACCTCTTAATAAGTTGGTATTTCTTTTCCACCTCctattcaaatttattttttgaacaaatgatattatctgcACTTAGGGGATGGAGAAGTGTGCTAAGCCTTACAGTggattagcaataatgtggttttgtctttgacaaaaattgaaccAAGACatttacttacaagtaaaaaaaaaaaccattaaaccgtaatactaaatgacCTATTCAaacttattaaaaaatttacattcaatatcataatttcttctctatttaCGTGCTATAAGTTTTCAATAACCACCTAGTTACAATAATTACTACTCTTTACTTTCtctatatctatatctatatatatataaaaccagCACCCTAATCTATATGTATTATAATTAGACTTTCATCAACAATTTGAGCCTCTAAATTCAATTTAGGgaccaaaataaaagaaaattcttTAAGAGGTGAATGGAGAATTAAAgaattttcaattaatttttcgTATAGATTGATCtcatatttatatttcttcatacGTCAATCTGGTGTCGTTCCAAGTAACTTGACGGATGCAATTACATAAGCCCATACGGAATCAAAACCCACGCCACGTGGCACCTGTGCAGCGCCGCCACATGAGCGACCTTCCgatggagaaatttttataATTGTGATGGAATATAAGTGGTgtaccacgtgttttaatagaagttatgagaaattttattttttaagttattaattttttagcacatatattctattatttgtatagtgacatgtaGTACATCCTGTGTTGGTTacactgaaaaaaaaagaaaaaaaagcggCATAGAATTACCCGCCTGTGACCCAAAAAAATCACCTCCATTTCTTCGCAGAGAAGTTTTCCGTGAGACTAACGACGCTATATATTTACCAAAACGACGAACTGGATCGTACTTCGCACACCTACCCGGTGACTCTTCAGCTCTCCGCCTTCGTCCCCAAGTATCAACTCTCCGATTTCGTTACAATCCAAACCCTAATCTAACCTAATTTCCAATTCCCGATTCCAGATTCCCAATTCTCGGTTGTTTCGATTCCTTTCTGTTTCGAAGACCTAACGaaagattttcattttgtttttgctgGATTTGATTAATTCATGGCCCGCGGCAAAGAGAATTCACTCGCTCCTGGGTTCCGATTCCACCCAACCGATGAAGAACTAGTCTGGTACTATCTGAAGCGTAAGGTCTCCGGCAAGAACTTCCGATTTGACCCCATATCGGTCGTCGATATCTACAAGACTGAGCCTTGGGACCTCCCTGGTAAAAAATCCTAATCCTTTCTCATGTttgcaaaataaaaaagaaaaaatatgtgtatatatatatatttatacgtGTATCATTTGGCTGATTGTGGttatatttgtgttttatttttgttgggtttttgttttctgattTATTAGGCAAGTCGAAGCTGAAGACTAGGGACTTGGAGTGGTACTTTTTCAGTTTTCTGGATAAGAAGTATGGAAATTCGTCGAGGACGAATCGGGCTACTGAAAAAGGGTACTGGAAGACTACGGGTAAGGATCGCCCTATTAAACATAATTCCCGGGATGTTGGGATGAAGAAGACGCTGGTTTTCCATAGCGGGCGAGCCCCCACGGGTGCAAGAACCAATTGGGTTATGCATGAGTATCGCCTTTCCAACGAGGAGTTGGAAAAAGCTGGAATTCAACAGGTTGGATTTTTGTTGACGTTGCTATTGTTCTGTTGGCATTTTATGATGTTATGGAATTGGGATTGATTGTTGGGGTTTGTCGTGGTGCATGGGTACAGAAGGATCCGTATGTGCTTTGTAGGATATTCCAGAAGAGTGGCACGGGACCGAAGAATGGGGAGAAGTACGGCGCCCCGGTTATGGAGGAGGAATGGGACGATGATGACGTGACTTGTGTACCTGGTGAAGAGGCGGCTGCTAATGTAGTGGCAGTCAGCGAAGAGCCAGATAATGAAGCAAATGATTTCAACAATGGGGCTTATGTTGAAGCATTTGACCTTGATCAGGTTCTTTATTCATTCAGCCTTTTCATTTCATGTTTTGTAGGTGAATTCAAATTGTCTGAAACGGGGATGGGTAGATTTGGCCggaatttattgaatttaaagATAACTCCCCCAGTTGTGGGAAACCCCCGGATGTGCTATGATAAGTCACAGTAGATATTTTGACTGTGTCCAGCTATTGGAGTTTAAGTATGGCTGAGGGCTACTAGTTGGTCGGGCAAATGATTTTAACTTGATTTGGCTATCCTATACATGACTATGCTTAAAGGTCTGTTGTAGCTGTACATATATAAGTAACCCAATGTCAACAAATGGACTTGTTATGCCCTTGCTTTAGGTGCTTAgcggttttatttatttatttcataaagaaatGATTATAATGAGATGAAAGGAAACAACAAAGAGTATTTGTGTATGTTACTAATATGGGAGTATCTTATTTGAATTTATACATCGGTTCCtgttaaaaatatttgaagCTTTGTACTCCGGGATCACTTAATTAAATTTCACCACTTATGCAGAAGAATAACTAATACAGCCTCTATAGTTACTCTAATAAGatttttgttcttatttttgCTTATTATGCTGCTCTTCTTTTGTTCTGGATAGCAGTGTGTTCAGAACAACTACCTCATTAGCTTTCCAATCTTCTTTTTCTTATCAGAATTTTGGTCATCTTTTCCTTTTAACTTATGAAAATGGTCTCCCCCTTAAGGTTGAAACTTGGCAAGACTTTATCTAAGTTTTGCCAGCTTTGCattaaaaaaggtcgtacccagtgcacaaggctcccgctttacgcagggtctgggagaggtgaatgtcggctagccttacccccattttatggagaggctgctcccaagtctcgaacccgagacctaccgctcatgggcgaaggcacttgccatcgcaccaagtgcgacctctacttTAAAAGGtcatacccagtgcacaaggctcccgcttgggagaggtgaatgtcggctagccttacccccatttatgaaaaggctgctcccaagtctcgaacccgagacctaccgctcatgggcaaaggcacttgccattgtttcttaaaattttatttgcattcttaaatttagggaattgttattggcactccaaaaatctcattttgcactccgaactttctataattagaaggAAAAATACACTAGcgagaagtgtagaatgagatttttggagtgttaataaTAGCTCCCTAAATTTATCTGGAGTGCAGTTTTCTGCCTTTTCTGTTACAAACAGTTTTTTCTCTGTTGAACTTGGCTTATGTATTTGTGAAACCATTTATTGCATTTTAAGTACGGATATCAGGAATTCTTTTACGTTTCAATTATTATTCAAAGAGCATCATCAAGGTGTGTAACTGTCTATAACCTAGAATACTGAAACAAATAATGTTCACTCAGCAGAACTTTCCATCAAATGAACTATAAATGCAGTATTACAAGTTAATGTTGCATTGATATTATTTATAATCGCCATACCTTAATGTGTTGGTAATTTTTTACAGTGTACAATTTTCTGAAAGTTGGTAGAATCTTGGTGTCCTTTTAAAATGGATCTGGATGATATTTCTTTGTGTCCTCTCTCTCTGATGCTCGGTCACCCTTTACCTCAACCCCGAATTGTTGCAATCTGACCTTGGGATTTGTTGATCTTTGATGCTACGTCTTCTAACCTATTAGATGTCCCTTGTATTGTAAGTTCAAACTACGctgtaattttttgtttgttcttgTCACGTGATGCTGTTAACTAGTTCTTAGATCTGATCTGCTAACAGGGACAAATTCAAATTTGATGGATTTCGAAATATTCTTGGTCCTGGCTGGTGCCACGAGAAGCGTCTTTGAATTGAAGGAACTGAGATGACGCCGTAGTAGAGAGATTGAAAAGATCATTGTGTTCTAGAATAATGCATGATATTTTGATGATTAATCTTCACATCTGAACCTTTATGTGACTGGAAATTAGAAATGGAAAACATCTGCATCCTTTTTCCATCTGGTCTAGGGCATCTTAATCATTTTAACTGGGAAAAACTAGTGTAGATAGAAAATTAAGGTTGGGACAGAGAGAGTTAAGGTGTGGTAGAAATAAGATATTGGTGTGACTAAATtactatatttatatgtattttCAACTATTTAATTTAAAGAGGGCATAATTGACATTTATCCTCTTTGGTTGACAAGAGGGTTTTCATAAATAATAGTATGTAGATTGTTTAGGTATATAAAACACATATATGAGATGCCAGGGGCCTTCATTTTCCATCAGTTTCTTCTAGAGTTTTTCACATGATTCAGCTAAGCCATGCTTGGATACCGTACATTTATAAATACTTTCTTTTCCCAGAATCTTGACACAGGAATTCCGTCTGAAAGTGCACCACCTCCTTTGAACTTCTATCATGGGGAGACGAGCAACTACATTGAGCATTATGGGGACTTTGTTGAAGATGATACAAAGGCTGTGATAGGCACTGGGGAAACTTCTGAATACTGCGAACACCAGATGTTCTTTGGATACCCAGAGCATTATGAGACGGTTGGGAACCCAGTCAAAAATGAATATATAACCTCACAAAATCCTGAGGACCTGAAGTTTGTTGACTTGACAGAGCACTATGAGGCTGATGCAAAACCAGTCAAAGATGAATGCTTTCTTGAACCAAGCGATGGTGCAAATCCATCTGTTGTCAATTATTCACTTAATGAACCATATTTGGATGCTACTGAGAATAATAAGCCATTTGGTGATGGGCTGTTCCTTGAAACTAATGATCTTTCAAATCCAGTCGAGTCAACTGCAGGCTTTGACATGCTTGATGAGTACCTTACATACTTTGATGCCAATGATGACATCTCTCAGTATATTGATTTTGATTCTTGTGGCAATGTTCCTGACCAAGCTCCATCTAACCAGAAGGTACGTTCTCAAGTTTCATTTTCCTTTTGTATTTCAGGATTTTAAGTAGCATCTTTCAATTAATAAACTGTTGTATATCAGCTTCTGAATGGTGAAACTGAACCACAACCAATGGGAGGTGATCATCTTGTACAACCAGAGCCACAACCAATGGGAGGCGAACATCTTGTACAACCAGAGGATACTGATGATGCATCTTTGTCAAAGAAAATGCCCGAGTCCAAGTTTGAATCAGGTATAGTATCTTAATTTCAGCTATTATAGGCACTATCATACCCTGTTTGGTAACTTATGATGTAGATTCGCGTAATGTGTACCTATCATTATAAAGAGTACCAGAGGTTTAGGTTTTTTACATgatatttaataatttttgtaTTCCATCACTGGTCATGTTTTCCTCACCTTCTGGGTTGTGTGCGATTATGGTGGTGCAGATGGTAACTATCCCTTCATCAAAAAGGCGAGTCACATGATGTTGGGCAGCATACCGGCTCCACCTGCATTTGCTTCAGAGTTCCCTGCTAAAGAGGCAATGCTTAGGTTAAATTCTGGTGCATCGTCTTCCAGTTCGGTTCATGTTACTGCAGGCATGATTAGAATTAGAGACATAACTTCAAGTGACAACAGGATGGACTGGTCTTTTGGAAAGGATGGGGTTGTCAACCTTGTGTTTTCTGTTCAGCTGTCGCAGAATGACGGAAACTCTGGCAATCTGGTGCCGGTCGGTGGCTCACTTTCTGGAAAGACAGGATGTGTGGTGATGCGGGGatggtttttgtttatgtttctcTGGGTTCTGTTTCTTTCTATGAGTTTCAAAATCGGAAGCTACATCTGTACCAGGTAATGCTTCGACAGTAATGGTGGTTGCGAGCCTATCTCAGGATCTTGTAGTAAACTTTCCCTAGTGACTAGGGGAAGATGCAAGTTCTTGCAAACTCGATATTTTAGTTAATTGTTACACCGACTGCAGAACTAATTATTTACACAAACCGTTTTAAGATAGCGTAAAGTGTGTGATATTTTGAATAGCTATATACTGAATCTGAATGAATGTAAAACTGAATTTTTGTTTCAGTACATTATTTCGTTCGATGTACTATTTCGTTGTAATTGAAGGCTTGACAAAGTATAACGTAGGGTCGATTTTAAGACAGTTCTGCTTGCTTTACTGTCAACCTGAAAATTCAGCAGAAATGCTTGCATGGTTTTACCAACTCTAGTATATTTATTGTCGCCCGCCTATATTGTAACGCATGGGTTAGTAACAGCACGTGATCAGTGTAAATCACAATCTCTATACCCCGATATTATGTGTTCTTAAGCATTTTAAACGTGTGGGCGGCTTGAAAATGGCACAATGAGCCACTTTAGCAGATTTGAAGTTGAATCTTTTTTGTGCCAAACGACGAGTAAATTAGTCGTTCAGGGTTGGTAATATTGTATCAGTCAAATAAATAAGACTTGTCCCGTAGCGTTGAAACATGTACATCGTCTGTTATCTGTTGTTATTGAGAGGATGCGGAGTGTCATCTCATGTCGGAAATTTAAGATAACTTACATTTGTTTTGAGTAGTCAAACAACTCCTGCTGCCAACTGATTTGTGGCCGGAAGCTCAACTTTCTTCAGGGAAGTGTAACTTCGTATGTGACAGATCatgcacattttttttaatcaaggaGAAGAGAATCACAAAGGATTTACGGTTATTTGCAACTCaaacacataaatttagacataaATGTTCAGGATCTAGGCTGCACAGCAGAAACCTCAAAATTTAACGACTTTTACATTACTCCCTCtggtttattttcatgctcttACTACATAAATGATGCTCCATTATTTGCCTCATGTGCTCTATGTGGTATCGTATCCTTCGTAAAAGTTCTCGAGACGTGGAACTTGTCTGCTGAGGATTACATCTCTCCAGGAAGCATAGTATCCTCGGGTAAATCACACACAGCGATACCCTGGAAAAGAATGAACATGGAGATTAAGATGTGCGAGTGGTGTCAACAGGTAGCAATAGTGTAAGAATGAAAAACGTACCTGCCCAGTAAGGTGAGCGACGCATCTTTTCTCAGCTAGTAATTCAGCTTCGCTCTGAAAGATTATCGTGTCAAATGAGACAATTAGTCCAAAACTACTACAAAGTCCACACTAGTTCAGTCAATGCCTACAATACACTACTAATTTCCGCGCCTGTATAGTACTTCAATCCAGTCAACAATGCATACCTTTTTTATTCGCTTGCGAAGATAGTCATCAAATTGTATGTCCTTTACAAGTTCATAGTCGCCGTCTCCCTGGGCGTTGTGAATAACTTATTAGAAGTGCCTATATCACAAACATAAACACAAGGAAAGGACAATCTCTTGGATAGACTTACTTTAGATCTGCATGGCATACTGAATACTAAATCCTCTGCTATACCATAGGGATTTCCATTTGTGTAAACCTGCAGTGGGATGGTACACAAGGGACGAAGATCAACTCATCATTAACTTTTGTGGCATTGAATCAACGCAGAATAACTTAACATTCGCATTTATGATGTTCAGTTTAATATCGATCTGGGATGTTTTATATGCATGCAATAATATGCAGGGACTTTCAGTGGCAACCAAAAACTAGAGAAGGAAACACAAAGAAAATTCAACTTAATTCCTTTTGTTTCTCAGAGAGTTGGGCATCAAAGTCAAATGTTTCTCCATCGAAACTAATGGAGTTCTGATCATATGGCTTCTCAAGATGGTCTGGTTGTTACAGAAGACAGACAGTATATATAGGCTTACAAAATGTGCATCATATCAAACAAACACGAACTTACTGCAGATGAAAACCAATCGCCCTCTGGGGTAGGAGTAATCAAAGACTTTATGGCATCTGCAATTGACATGGCAGTTGATGCAGCTGACGATCTTCCCCATTTCTTGATGAGCACACCTCCTCTCTGCGAATTGGATACATCTTCAGTAATTAAAAATGAGGAGCAGATATGGTTTTAGACAATGTTGAATTATGGAAATATACGTTCCGTCTTACCTTCTGGATAAGTTCGGTAAATTCTTCCTCTAACCATTTGTGATCCTTGATGACCTCTTTGACCGGCAAGCCATTAATTCTAGCATTTAAGAAGTCTGGCACCTGATAAGAATTACGCAATTCTTCTTCAAAACGAGAAGCTAGCAAAAATAATCCATGGTTTTAAAAGAGAATGATTAAATGACCTGGGTGGTTGAGTGGTTTCCCCAGATGGTCACGTTTGACACTTTATCATAGAAGACACCTGCTTTGAGGGCTAGCTGAATAAATCATAAGCCAACTATGTTAAATGATTATTCATTTTGGTCATGACCTAGTATTGATTATTGTCTATTCTACCAATGTTTGCGAGGCATATGTACCTGACATTTTGCTCTATTTTCATCCAGCCGTGTTAAAGCATGAAAATTCTTTGCAGGTATGTTTGGAGCATTTTTCAAACAGATGAGTGCACTGCATCAGGATGAATATAAGTAAAAGTGACGGGCATATCTCCGCTACCTGTGCATCCTTCCAtcccaaaaaattgaaaagacgaGGAAGACAATTACTTACTTTGTGTTACAAGGGTTTCCAACTACTATCACTTTGACATTATGTGATGCAACAGCATTAAGTGCTTTTCCCTGATTTTTGAAACAAAACATATATGATCAGAAACTATCGAGCCAATGTGTAATAGTGATATCATATAAAATCTAACAGAACCTGCTCAACAAAAATCTGCCCATTCAGATCCAACAAGTCTGCTCTTTCCATTCCAGGACCTCGAGGCTTTGCTCCTATTAAAAGAGCCCATTCTACATCTTGGAAAACCTCATATGGATCAATGCCAATGCTCACCTCCCGCAACAACGGAAATAGAGAATCCTCCAATTCCATAGCCACTCCTGAACGCAGAAACTGTTCTCTTAATTAGCCGCATATATACATAACTTAGAAGGGTTCACTTATGGTGAACACATTAAGTTATTGAATTCAAAACTTGTGCAACTTCAATAGATACATCATTCACTAATTAACTTTTCTTCCACTGTAATTCTAACTAACTGCCCTAATAACACTGCAGAAACACAGGCACACCCTCAACTAGAGGTAACATTGTATCTGACGGTGATAAAATATAATCTGCAATGTATCCAGTCCACGATATCTGGATGCTGAACCTTCTTTCTCAAGTGAGACAGACGACAATTGACATTGTTCAGTTCCTCTTTTAAACATAGGGAACAGTAgtattgaagaaagttgaggttccaccataaaaccaactggcaatatggggagtagcccaaccaCTTGTAAGCACATGCAATGTCCATCctctcatcaatgtgggattcattctcaacaagcCCCCTCACatgtggcaaattttcaagcctaacacgtgggCAACACAACTCGGGTGAAGTGGAGCGCGTGTGGccgttgaggttccaccataaaaccaattggcaatatggggagtagcccaaccacttataagcacatacaaggtccctcctctcatcaatgttggattcattctcaacaactATTAAGAAACCGGGGAATCTCAGATTTTGCGGACCAACTTAACTTAATCCTTCTAGTTATCAGATAATTAGGAAGTCAACAATGCAATTACTTGATTTGTATGAATAAATAACTATTATTGGTAGAAATCAACATTAAGGGTCACAAGATTTGTTTACTAATTATATTATTTGTGTAGGCGATATGAAAATGCTGCTTTGGACTGCACACGTATGTAAATCTACACTAAATTATGTCTATGTCAGAACCATACCTTCAAGAGCTTGGAAGGACCTTTCAGATCCCAATAGTTTCAACGCAATAGGTTGGTCTGGCCCAAAAACCTCGCCTGACGCAAGCTGGACAATAAGAAAGCATGTTGAAAATGTTGAACTTGTTAAATTCTAAGAACAAAAATGCGATTATATTCTAAAAACTAGAGAGGGTTAGaatatttttttctctcttttatgCTCGCACACTAGCATATCAAGTAAAGGCTCCATCCCACAATTGCATGAATTTCTACATGCTCAGCAAATTAAAGCATAATCCAGTTTCTTGTCAGTTGAGAGTACTACATATCTCTACAAGCTCTATTTTCCAGTTTAACCTGATATGGTTTAGATTGTTGCAGGTTATCGGAAAGACCGTAGTCTAAGACTAAGATAACATGTAGGGAGGGACCGGATGGTTGCAGGACCCAATGGGAATAGAACTCCTAATTACAGGTTTAGAAATATAATGTTTTGAAGGTATTAACAATTTAACAAGGATTTACTGCAAGTTAAATAGGTAATTGCTAGTCAATAAGTTCCAAAAAGCAAAGCCACCATTAATGAAAAGGACAAAGTGCAAGAGGTTTAGGATGCAAGAAAGACTTACTTTAAAGAGCAGATGATTAGATATCATCCCAGCTGCACCTGAGACtgcaatattaattaatttcttccaTGATTTTGTCTCTTCTTCCTGTGAATTTTGGACCTTATTAGATACACTACTTAATTCATTGCAAAGGAAAAGCAACTGCAAGTCAATAATCAgatatgctctctctctctctctctctctctctctctctctctctctctctctctcagacacacacacacacacacaaacacacattaCAAGCCCAGTTTGGATACTTTAAAACTGCATGCATCTTCAGCAGAAAGTCATTAACCAGCaacaaacagaaagaaaaaaaccccaaaatcgACGGTTTTTGTCTGATTCACTATTTATGCAACAAAATTGTAAAACATAGATTACAGTACATAACAAATGAGTCTTATGCAGTAACTACTAAACAAAACAGAGAAAATTCTACTTTTGGTAATGTAAGTCTAAATATACTAGAACAGCTCGACTAGACAAATTGACAGACACCATATGTACACTTATATGACACGCTGAAGCTCCAGAGTTTTTACTACTAAGATAAGGTGAAAACCCCAAAAATCTATACCAAAATTCACAGAATCAACATAAACCCAGATAACAAAACGAAGAAAGGTTACAGCTTGGAGATCATAGGTGAGGCAGAACACGCCGAAGCACTCAGGCTTGTTCTTCGGGTCTTCGGTTTGCGCTGGAGCTGCTGGAGCTTGAACTTGACTGACATCAGGAACAAGAAAATTACTACtaccacaaaacaaaacaaaaacccaaaaaaaaaaaaaaaaaaaaaaaaagagagagaaagaaatggtGGAGATATGTAAAGATATTAAAGCTTACTTGGGTGCAACAGAGCAACAGATTCTGGCATTTCGAGTGTGAGGGAGCGGCCGAAAAGCCACACGGCGGTGAGAGTGGAGATGGGTCGATAAGGATGAGAGCTGGGATAATTGAAAAAGGTGGGTCTTGGTGTATGAAGGTGTTGATAGCTCAGC
This region of Malus domestica chromosome 07, GDT2T_hap1 genomic DNA includes:
- the LOC103402800 gene encoding NAC domain-containing protein 53-like, yielding MARGKENSLAPGFRFHPTDEELVWYYLKRKVSGKNFRFDPISVVDIYKTEPWDLPGKSKLKTRDLEWYFFSFLDKKYGNSSRTNRATEKGYWKTTGKDRPIKHNSRDVGMKKTLVFHSGRAPTGARTNWVMHEYRLSNEELEKAGIQQKDPYVLCRIFQKSGTGPKNGEKYGAPVMEEEWDDDDVTCVPGEEAAANVVAVSEEPDNEANDFNNGAYVEAFDLDQNLDTGIPSESAPPPLNFYHGETSNYIEHYGDFVEDDTKAVIGTGETSEYCEHQMFFGYPEHYETVGNPVKNEYITSQNPEDLKFVDLTEHYEADAKPVKDECFLEPSDGANPSVVNYSLNEPYLDATENNKPFGDGLFLETNDLSNPVESTAGFDMLDEYLTYFDANDDISQYIDFDSCGNVPDQAPSNQKLLNGETEPQPMGGDHLVQPEPQPMGGEHLVQPEDTDDASLSKKMPESKFESDGNYPFIKKASHMMLGSIPAPPAFASEFPAKEAMLRLNSGASSSSSVHVTAGMIRIRDITSSDNRMDWSFGKDGVVNLVFSVQLSQNDGNSGNLVPVGGSLSGKTGCVVMRGWFLFMFLWVLFLSMSFKIGSYICTR
- the LOC103402801 gene encoding malate dehydrogenase [NADP], chloroplastic-like is translated as MAVAELSTPSYTKTHLFQLSQLSSLSTHLHSHRRVAFRPLPHTRNARICCSVAPNQVQAPAAPAQTEDPKNKPECFGVFCLTYDLQAEEETKSWKKLINIAVSGAAGMISNHLLFKLASGEVFGPDQPIALKLLGSERSFQALEGVAMELEDSLFPLLREVSIGIDPYEVFQDVEWALLIGAKPRGPGMERADLLDLNGQIFVEQGKALNAVASHNVKVIVVGNPCNTNALICLKNAPNIPAKNFHALTRLDENRAKCQLALKAGVFYDKVSNVTIWGNHSTTQVPDFLNARINGLPVKEVIKDHKWLEEEFTELIQKRGGVLIKKWGRSSAASTAMSIADAIKSLITPTPEGDWFSSAVYTNGNPYGIAEDLVFSMPCRSKGDGDYELVKDIQFDDYLRKRIKKSEAELLAEKRCVAHLTGQGIAVCDLPEDTMLPGEM